One segment of Oscillospiraceae bacterium MB08-C2-2 DNA contains the following:
- a CDS encoding Cof-type HAD-IIB family hydrolase, translating to MKRRIQDMVIMSDVDGTLITRDHKRSARNVEALNRFIAKGGRFGLSTGRVPIQLKELLGHLPINFPCVMYNGGMIYDYNTGKILKDWVLPEQARPYFRMVEEAVPTCEALVVSDNYYIIREDTTLKDQQNDKGRRYAFCPDLDKIPLPWRKGLFFIDESQFDAFYEHVNNGNYPGVRFVATNYRLQEMLPEGCSKATALTELVKMENVPLQNLVCIGDFYNDMEMIKLAGIGVTLKDSPQDLKDAADLVVGTCQDGALADLVEYLESICED from the coding sequence ATGAAACGCAGAATACAGGATATGGTGATTATGAGCGATGTGGATGGCACTCTGATAACCAGAGACCATAAGCGTTCTGCGCGAAACGTTGAAGCCCTCAACCGCTTTATTGCCAAGGGAGGCCGGTTTGGTCTTTCCACCGGGCGGGTTCCCATTCAACTAAAGGAGCTGCTCGGGCATCTGCCCATCAACTTCCCTTGCGTTATGTATAACGGCGGCATGATTTACGATTACAACACCGGAAAGATTCTCAAGGATTGGGTTTTGCCGGAACAGGCCCGCCCTTATTTCCGCATGGTGGAAGAAGCCGTGCCCACCTGTGAGGCTTTGGTTGTATCGGATAATTACTACATAATCCGAGAGGATACCACCCTAAAGGATCAGCAGAATGACAAGGGCCGCCGGTATGCCTTCTGCCCCGATCTGGATAAAATCCCTCTGCCGTGGCGTAAAGGGCTTTTCTTTATTGATGAATCCCAGTTTGATGCCTTTTATGAGCATGTAAACAACGGCAATTACCCCGGTGTGCGCTTTGTCGCCACCAATTACCGCCTTCAGGAGATGCTTCCCGAGGGCTGTTCCAAAGCAACAGCTTTGACTGAGCTGGTTAAAATGGAGAATGTCCCGCTGCAAAATCTGGTCTGCATCGGGGATTTCTATAACGATATGGAAATGATCAAGTTGGCCGGTATTGGCGTTACCTTGAAGGATTCTCCGCAGGATTTAAAGGATGCCGCTGATTTGGTGGTGGGAACCTGTCAGGACGGAGCCTTAGCCGATTTGGTGGAATATCTGGAGAGCATTTGTGAGGATTGA
- a CDS encoding ABC transporter permease: MLLDTLLAGFKNLGRKKFRSWLTILGISIGVASVVLITSIGDIGKETINQELNSLGMGGLMVSGGSQNSQTVLTHKHLEVIRESAAVERAIPITVDYLRSYMRGLMMDAVVWGVDSGANQVIPMEALYGRVISSGDVAGKNPVCVVDQNLAKAYYKRDNIVGKTLTLQIGSRYEDFEIVGVVNSGGNILQGLIGNYIPSFIYMPYTTYQDMTGRVTFDQIAVKTGEGIDSDVVSSQLVTALNQLSGTTSGYKAENMFAQKEKLNTVLDIVTLVLSAIAAVSLVVAGLGIMTIMLVSVNERTREIGIKKSIGASRRDILWEFLVEAFTISFLGGIIGTVIGTGITLIGCIPLQIHPQLNTELIVFCVLLTVVIGVIFGVYPASMAAGLKPVDALRHE, translated from the coding sequence ATGCTTCTTGATACGTTGCTTGCCGGGTTTAAGAACCTGGGCCGAAAAAAGTTTCGAAGCTGGCTGACCATTCTGGGCATCTCCATTGGCGTGGCCTCGGTGGTTCTGATTACCTCCATTGGCGATATTGGCAAAGAAACCATCAACCAAGAGCTGAACAGTCTGGGTATGGGCGGCTTGATGGTCAGCGGAGGCAGCCAGAATTCCCAAACCGTTTTAACGCACAAACATTTGGAGGTCATCCGTGAAAGTGCCGCTGTGGAACGGGCAATTCCTATAACGGTGGATTATCTGCGCAGCTACATGCGGGGGCTCATGATGGATGCTGTTGTGTGGGGCGTGGATTCGGGAGCCAATCAGGTTATCCCTATGGAGGCTCTTTATGGCCGGGTCATTTCCAGCGGAGATGTAGCGGGTAAAAATCCTGTCTGCGTGGTGGATCAGAATCTGGCCAAGGCCTATTATAAAAGGGATAACATTGTGGGGAAGACCCTAACCCTTCAAATTGGAAGCCGATACGAGGACTTTGAAATTGTGGGCGTGGTTAATTCCGGAGGCAACATTTTACAGGGCCTGATCGGGAACTATATTCCTTCCTTTATCTATATGCCTTATACAACCTATCAGGATATGACCGGGCGGGTCACCTTTGATCAAATTGCTGTAAAAACAGGGGAGGGAATCGACAGCGATGTTGTGAGCAGTCAGCTTGTAACGGCACTGAATCAGCTTTCGGGAACCACCTCGGGCTATAAGGCAGAAAATATGTTCGCCCAAAAGGAAAAGCTCAATACAGTGCTGGATATTGTCACCTTAGTGCTTTCAGCCATTGCTGCTGTTTCGCTGGTTGTAGCGGGTCTGGGCATTATGACCATTATGCTGGTATCTGTTAATGAACGAACCCGGGAAATCGGGATTAAGAAATCCATCGGGGCCAGTCGGCGGGATATCCTCTGGGAGTTCCTGGTGGAAGCGTTTACTATATCCTTTCTGGGTGGCATTATTGGAACGGTTATCGGAACCGGCATTACCCTGATCGGATGCATACCCCTGCAAATCCATCCTCAGCTGAATACAGAGCTGATTGTCTTTTGTGTGTTGCTTACCGTTGTTATCGGCGTTATCTTTGGTGTTTATCCTGCTTCTATGGCGGCAGGGCTCAAGCCGGTGGATGCTCTGCGCCACGAATAG
- a CDS encoding HlyD family efflux transporter periplasmic adaptor subunit, producing MKKRVFIWVLTLLIIAGFAAVPGMVQSSVPSVYYTSPQIKSYENSISCTGVVQSAQVQEVYLQSVLIPEEVLVSVGDTVRENELLVRVDTQLTQGLKNKGYDFLDSLTMQGLPEGIPASLPQLSGSAQGEEWLELASAYGLTAAISQYSGNADLSALGALLGDSQMVSSSFDTPISESVPYMVTEEAVQEIRAPISGIITALNIKRQAPASTGVPVITIADSENFNVMATVSEADIGEVTVGDRARISGTAFPNQVFNGTISKIYPTARKALRGTTSETVVDVEIALDQGSPSLKSGFTAKVEILGDESQDVLTLPYEAIRQDESNNEFVYVYTGGTLKKRVVLTGREMLNEVEILEGVSPSDVIAYNPEKLLEKSNYVGLRGRADAS from the coding sequence ATGAAAAAAAGGGTATTCATATGGGTGCTGACACTACTTATTATAGCCGGTTTTGCGGCAGTTCCGGGAATGGTGCAATCTTCCGTTCCTTCTGTTTATTATACCTCGCCTCAAATCAAATCCTACGAAAACTCTATTTCCTGCACCGGCGTGGTTCAGTCTGCTCAGGTTCAGGAGGTCTATCTCCAATCTGTTCTGATACCGGAAGAAGTATTGGTTTCGGTTGGGGATACCGTGCGGGAAAATGAGCTGCTGGTTCGGGTGGATACACAGCTCACCCAAGGCCTAAAAAATAAGGGCTATGATTTTCTGGATAGCCTTACCATGCAGGGACTGCCTGAAGGAATCCCTGCCAGCCTTCCACAGCTTAGTGGGTCAGCCCAGGGGGAAGAATGGCTGGAGCTGGCCTCGGCCTATGGTTTGACGGCGGCGATCAGCCAATACAGTGGAAATGCCGATTTAAGCGCTTTGGGAGCACTGCTGGGAGACAGCCAGATGGTTTCAAGTTCCTTTGATACTCCCATCAGCGAATCGGTTCCCTATATGGTAACAGAAGAGGCAGTGCAGGAGATTCGTGCGCCCATCTCCGGCATTATAACCGCACTGAATATAAAGAGGCAGGCCCCGGCCTCCACTGGTGTGCCGGTCATCACCATTGCAGACAGCGAAAATTTCAATGTAATGGCTACGGTGAGTGAAGCGGATATAGGGGAGGTAACGGTGGGGGACCGGGCCCGTATAAGCGGAACAGCTTTTCCTAATCAGGTGTTCAATGGAACCATCTCCAAAATATACCCGACAGCCCGCAAGGCTCTGAGGGGAACCACCTCGGAGACTGTGGTGGATGTGGAAATAGCACTGGATCAAGGAAGCCCCAGCCTGAAATCCGGCTTCACCGCCAAGGTGGAAATTCTGGGAGATGAAAGTCAGGATGTTTTGACCTTGCCCTATGAGGCCATTCGCCAGGATGAAAGCAACAACGAATTTGTTTATGTGTATACAGGCGGTACTCTGAAAAAAAGAGTCGTTCTCACTGGCCGTGAAATGCTCAACGAGGTGGAAATCTTGGAAGGCGTTTCTCCCAGTGACGTAATTGCCTATAACCCAGAAAAACTGCTTGAAAAAAGCAATTATGTGGGGCTAAGGGGGCGTGCAGATGCTTCTTGA
- a CDS encoding N-acetylmuramoyl-L-alanine amidase: MKMHKRLLLGLVGLLCTLAMVFSVQRVGGALPAIGTVSNLPVIILDPGHGGQDGGAVGVDKIVEKDINLSIALMLRDQLEISGFTVVMTREDDRSIHDEGIKGAKKQKTSDLHNRLSIMNSYPNALFLSIHQNQFGDSRSNGIQIFYSPNNEESKELASTIQQNMVEMLQPENKRLQKSAGKNLFLMYEAQCPAVLIECGFLSNRTEAYKLADPEYQSKLAFVTLCSVLEYLQVEIPPDMETQQYNTMTEITQ, translated from the coding sequence ATGAAGATGCACAAACGGCTTCTTTTAGGGTTGGTCGGCCTGCTTTGCACGTTGGCTATGGTGTTTTCCGTTCAGAGGGTGGGTGGGGCTCTGCCTGCCATAGGAACAGTCAGCAACCTGCCTGTAATTATTTTAGATCCGGGCCACGGGGGACAGGATGGGGGAGCCGTGGGGGTAGATAAAATCGTAGAGAAGGATATAAACCTTTCCATCGCCCTTATGCTGCGGGATCAACTGGAAATTTCCGGCTTTACAGTGGTTATGACCCGTGAGGATGACCGCTCTATCCACGATGAGGGCATTAAAGGTGCGAAGAAACAGAAAACCTCTGATTTGCATAACCGTCTGTCTATTATGAACAGCTACCCCAACGCCTTATTCCTCAGCATTCATCAGAATCAATTTGGTGATTCCCGCTCCAATGGGATACAGATTTTTTACAGCCCAAACAATGAGGAAAGCAAAGAGCTTGCTTCTACCATCCAACAGAATATGGTGGAGATGCTTCAGCCGGAAAATAAGAGGCTGCAAAAATCCGCAGGCAAAAACCTTTTTTTGATGTACGAAGCACAATGCCCTGCTGTGCTTATCGAATGCGGATTTTTATCCAATCGTACCGAGGCTTATAAGCTGGCTGATCCAGAATACCAAAGCAAGCTTGCTTTTGTCACCTTGTGCTCGGTGCTGGAATACCTGCAAGTGGAAATTCCGCCCGACATGGAAACCCAGCAATACAATACGATGACCGAAATAACACAGTAG
- a CDS encoding Cof-type HAD-IIB family hydrolase, with protein sequence MKKDFSGTLLVTDLDGTLVTKEGIPQRNILALKRFVEQGGHLAIATGRSVSFAHQVASQIPINMPCIIFNGGLVYDYTTRERSQEVLLPPGCGAYIKEIIQKFPDTGVLPLHNGGDDLKSEVFFSYPKNDMTSFFPRNSGIDFDQDSNWYKVLFSMKPEQVPVFEEFVNTLGYSNVRFVTTMETLVEMMPLHLSKGEALSVLAKEKNIEPEKVVAIGDYFNDLEMIQMAGLGVTVENAPDEMKKAADLVVGSCENGALADLVEYLEKLPS encoded by the coding sequence TTGAAAAAAGATTTTTCTGGTACCCTCCTTGTAACCGATTTGGATGGTACTTTGGTTACGAAAGAAGGAATTCCCCAGCGTAACATTCTTGCATTGAAACGCTTTGTGGAGCAGGGTGGGCATCTAGCCATTGCCACCGGCCGTTCTGTTTCTTTCGCACATCAGGTGGCAAGCCAAATCCCCATTAATATGCCCTGTATCATATTCAATGGCGGGTTGGTTTACGATTATACCACTCGGGAGCGCAGCCAAGAGGTATTGCTGCCGCCAGGCTGCGGCGCTTATATAAAAGAGATCATCCAAAAATTTCCCGATACTGGGGTGCTGCCGCTCCACAATGGCGGAGATGACTTGAAAAGCGAGGTTTTTTTCTCTTATCCCAAGAACGATATGACCTCTTTTTTCCCCCGGAACAGTGGTATTGACTTTGATCAGGACAGCAACTGGTATAAGGTGCTGTTTTCGATGAAGCCGGAGCAGGTTCCTGTTTTTGAGGAATTTGTAAATACCCTTGGCTATAGCAATGTTCGCTTTGTCACCACCATGGAGACCTTGGTGGAAATGATGCCTCTGCACCTTTCCAAAGGAGAAGCTCTGAGCGTTCTGGCAAAAGAAAAAAACATCGAGCCAGAAAAGGTTGTGGCCATCGGGGATTATTTTAATGATCTTGAAATGATTCAAATGGCCGGGCTGGGGGTTACAGTGGAAAATGCCCCCGATGAAATGAAGAAAGCGGCGGATTTGGTGGTGGGCAGCTGTGAAAACGGTGCTTTGGCCGATTTAGTCGAATATTTGGAGAAACTTCCCAGTTGA
- the radA gene encoding DNA repair protein RadA — protein sequence MAAKAKTVHVCSQCGFESPRWYGKCPECSEWNTFVEETRLPPSPKEKLRATVASPGQLDAAVSKITVLDASDEIRQQTGLSELDRVLGGGIVDGSVMLLAGDPGIGKSTLLLQICNTLCQGKKVLYIAGEESPRQIKMRAIRLGIDSENLFVAAVTDIEKVVSTIEYVNPDMVMVDSIQTMNLATLSSSNGSVSQVRECTQWLIRAAKSMEIPVFIVGHVNKDGGIAGPKVLEHMVDVVLYFEGERHSTYRILRAVKNRFGSTNEIGVFEMGESGLVNVENPSLMLLSGRPVGISGTCVACVMEGSRPILAEVQALVSKTGFGTPRRMSTGFDYNRAALLMAVLEKRGGFFFGNMDAYINIIGGLHLDEPAADLSVAIALVSNLLDKPLGDDVAAFGEIGLAGEVRSVSHAALRINECARLGFSKVIIPHACLKGLSLSSGSDSIEIVGVKGIRQALALLG from the coding sequence ATGGCGGCTAAAGCAAAAACAGTTCATGTTTGTTCACAATGTGGTTTTGAATCCCCCCGCTGGTATGGCAAATGCCCCGAATGCAGTGAGTGGAACACCTTTGTGGAAGAAACACGTTTGCCGCCTTCCCCCAAGGAAAAGCTGCGTGCCACAGTGGCTTCTCCCGGTCAGTTGGATGCGGCGGTTTCCAAAATCACGGTGCTGGATGCCTCGGATGAAATCCGCCAGCAAACCGGCCTTTCCGAACTGGATCGGGTGTTGGGCGGAGGTATCGTGGATGGTTCGGTGATGCTTCTGGCCGGTGACCCGGGAATCGGAAAATCCACCCTTCTTCTGCAAATCTGCAACACATTGTGTCAGGGCAAGAAGGTGCTGTATATAGCCGGAGAGGAAAGCCCAAGGCAGATCAAAATGCGGGCAATCCGCTTGGGGATTGACAGCGAAAACCTGTTTGTGGCGGCTGTTACCGACATTGAAAAGGTTGTCAGCACCATTGAATATGTAAACCCGGATATGGTGATGGTGGATTCCATTCAGACCATGAATTTGGCAACGCTCAGCTCTTCCAACGGCAGTGTCAGCCAGGTGCGTGAGTGCACCCAATGGCTGATTCGCGCAGCGAAATCCATGGAAATCCCCGTGTTCATTGTGGGGCATGTAAACAAGGATGGCGGCATTGCTGGCCCCAAGGTTCTGGAGCATATGGTGGATGTGGTTCTCTATTTTGAAGGGGAGCGCCATTCCACTTATCGCATTCTGCGTGCAGTTAAAAACCGTTTCGGCTCCACCAATGAAATTGGCGTTTTTGAAATGGGGGAATCTGGCCTTGTCAATGTAGAAAACCCCTCGCTGATGCTGCTTTCCGGGCGCCCTGTGGGTATTTCCGGCACTTGTGTAGCCTGTGTAATGGAGGGCTCACGCCCAATCTTGGCTGAGGTACAGGCGCTGGTGAGCAAAACCGGCTTTGGTACACCCCGCCGCATGAGCACCGGCTTTGATTATAACCGTGCGGCCCTGCTGATGGCGGTTCTGGAAAAGCGGGGCGGTTTTTTCTTTGGCAACATGGATGCTTATATCAACATCATTGGCGGCCTGCATCTGGATGAACCGGCGGCCGATCTTTCAGTTGCCATCGCACTGGTTTCAAATCTTTTGGACAAGCCCTTGGGTGATGATGTGGCCGCTTTTGGTGAAATCGGCTTGGCAGGTGAAGTGCGGAGTGTTTCCCACGCCGCCCTGCGTATCAATGAATGCGCACGCCTCGGTTTTTCTAAGGTGATTATACCTCATGCCTGTCTAAAGGGGCTTTCCCTTTCCTCCGGCTCAGACAGCATCGAGATTGTAGGGGTCAAGGGAATCCGGCAGGCACTGGCCCTGTTGGGCTGA